A genomic segment from Thermodesulfatator atlanticus DSM 21156 encodes:
- a CDS encoding FG-GAP repeat domain-containing protein translates to MKGKHVLFFMLLFFFLCLPSSYATPTFEQIFNDLKPFSARVIVEQGAFYLNVGQNKGIKPGEWWRIYREGPRIVDPVTGKVLGAKENPVAVAQVVKVFDNFSELKVFCLKPGCAVANATLAKRFDGFKSYFYDLSGKGLPFYERLKAGLINLSWEPYQQVSSRKAISQPSQALVFVADKNFLYVYSDGHTLGVYALGSLRPTYAPAYNRYAKPYQLVGRLGEIVYHLEVQRFGPYFYIASLTKKAIELQRLRGPEHYTYKYKGFGDLIHFSVGKDGLIALNIFDGKKVISRIIRFSNGNFYRVTKDSSYILRFFDFDGDGIKETLLGQNFDNEDFFGTGVFILKIDGERLKKLSSLKVPRNFQIFGSFFADLNRDGKREVGFFNPGRKLVLYQERKRLWTSNVKFGGGIQYVYLDQPEPEIQTPNKIMIWPNPEIVNWQGWPRVFLPFNEYDILGGLFSGPKRSTIAVLYLTREGYQLFFWRHTFPGAVQAVFSNGKEIYFVVVSGDFFKGEGQTKIYKVPIPQFMQELNY, encoded by the coding sequence ATGAAAGGAAAACATGTACTTTTTTTTATGCTCTTGTTTTTTTTCCTCTGCTTGCCGAGTTCCTATGCAACTCCAACTTTTGAGCAGATATTTAATGATTTAAAGCCGTTTTCTGCAAGAGTCATCGTCGAGCAGGGGGCCTTTTATTTAAATGTCGGGCAAAACAAAGGGATAAAACCCGGGGAATGGTGGCGCATTTATAGAGAAGGCCCCCGAATAGTAGATCCTGTTACCGGAAAAGTCCTCGGTGCTAAAGAGAATCCTGTCGCGGTAGCCCAGGTGGTCAAAGTTTTTGATAATTTTTCCGAGCTAAAAGTCTTTTGTCTTAAGCCCGGGTGTGCTGTGGCCAATGCTACTCTTGCCAAGCGTTTTGATGGATTTAAGTCATATTTTTATGACCTATCTGGAAAGGGACTTCCTTTTTATGAGCGGCTTAAAGCTGGCCTTATCAATCTTTCCTGGGAGCCCTACCAGCAGGTTTCAAGTCGCAAGGCCATCTCGCAGCCTTCGCAAGCCTTGGTCTTTGTTGCTGATAAAAACTTTTTGTATGTTTATAGCGATGGCCACACGCTTGGTGTATATGCCCTTGGCTCTTTGCGTCCCACTTATGCGCCAGCTTATAATCGTTATGCCAAACCATACCAGCTGGTTGGCCGCCTGGGCGAGATTGTTTATCACCTGGAAGTCCAGCGCTTTGGCCCTTATTTTTACATCGCCTCTTTGACTAAAAAGGCCATTGAGCTTCAGCGCCTGAGAGGCCCGGAACATTACACGTACAAATACAAAGGTTTTGGAGATTTGATTCATTTCTCAGTGGGTAAAGATGGCCTGATAGCCCTCAACATCTTTGACGGCAAAAAGGTCATTTCCCGGATAATTCGTTTTAGCAATGGAAATTTTTACAGAGTTACCAAGGATTCAAGTTACATCTTGCGTTTTTTTGATTTCGATGGAGACGGAATCAAAGAGACGCTTCTTGGCCAGAACTTTGATAACGAGGATTTCTTCGGCACTGGGGTTTTTATCTTAAAGATAGACGGCGAAAGACTTAAAAAGCTTTCAAGCCTTAAGGTGCCGCGTAACTTTCAGATTTTTGGATCATTTTTTGCGGACTTAAACCGGGATGGTAAACGCGAAGTTGGCTTTTTTAATCCCGGGCGCAAACTAGTGCTTTATCAAGAGCGAAAACGCCTCTGGACTTCTAACGTTAAATTCGGCGGCGGCATTCAGTATGTCTATCTCGATCAGCCTGAACCAGAGATCCAGACCCCGAACAAAATAATGATTTGGCCTAATCCGGAGATCGTAAATTGGCAGGGTTGGCCACGGGTGTTTTTACCTTTTAACGAATACGATATCTTGGGCGGGCTTTTCTCTGGCCCAAAACGCTCTACCATAGCGGTCCTTTATCTTACCAGGGAGGGATACCAGTTATTTTT